The proteins below are encoded in one region of Pelecanus crispus isolate bPelCri1 chromosome 4, bPelCri1.pri, whole genome shotgun sequence:
- the NAF1 gene encoding H/ACA ribonucleoprotein complex non-core subunit NAF1, whose translation MEVVAQMESLAVEPSANGPAPGEEQAASTEGAPGEEQAASTEGASGPREGGGEDQAPPPPAEAARCSPPPASPNGPPAAAPSSDSDSDTDSDSSSTTSSSSCSPSIVSDEDDHPNEKDNRPYCVKTKDELPIDELPPVEDLSIILPDDVELKLFGTVSSIIEQLVIIESLRGLPPVNEESIIFKEDRQAAGKIFEIFGPVLHPFYVLRFNSSEHIKAKGINVQDSMYFAPSLEDFTQYIFAEKLKQEKGSDASWKDDQEPPPEALDFSDDEKEREAKQKKKKPQSQGRKKLRSEANASSENKGLHQLMQQPASGFSRGYRGRGFSRDPFPPPSGPPGFLRPQVRPPQVYSSDNKIHPESPVLPQPHRKENPMMQQYPFPPPVFGSVNEMHQFHLPPSNLNMIWTGPNMYNSSYPFLPPPPPPPPPPPDSHPSQFRPY comes from the exons ATGGAGGTGGTGGCGCAGATGGAGAGCCTGGCCGTTGAGCCCAGCGCCAACGGCCCGGCGCCGGGCGAGGAGCAGGCGGCGAGCACGGAGGGGGCGCCGGGCGAGGAGCAGGCGGCGAGCACGGAGGGGGCGTCGGGCCCCCGGGAGGGCGGTGGGGAGGAccaggccccgccgcccccagcgGAGGCAGCGCGCTGCTCGCCGCCGCCTGCGAGTCCCAACGGGcctcctgccgctgcccccTCGTCGGACTCGGACAG tGATACAGATTCAGATAGTTCATCAACTACATCCTCCTCGTCGTGTTCTCCTTCAATAGTATCTGATGAAGACGATCATCCAAATGAGAAGGATAACAGACCTTACTGTGTTAAAACAAAAGATGAGTTGCCTATTGAT GAACTGCCTCCTGTTGAAGACTTATCAATAATTCTGCCTGATGACGTTGAACTGAAGCTCTTTGGGACAGTTTCCAGCATCATTGAGCAGCTAG taATAATTGAATCACTGAGAGGCCTACCTCCAGTAAATGAGgaaagcataatttttaaagaagatcGGCAAGCAGCAGGAAAG aTATTTGAGATATTTGGTCCTGTCTTACATCCCTTTTACGTGTTAAGATTTAACAGCTCTGAGCATATCAAAGCAAAAGGTATTAATGTGCAAGATAGCATGTATTTTGCTCCATCACTGGAGGACTTCACCCAGTATATATTTGCAGAGAAACTAAAACA ggaaAAAGGTTCAGATGCATCTTGGAAGGATGACCAAGAACCACCACCTGAA GCCTTGGATTTCAGTgatgatgaaaaagaaagagaggcaaaacagaagaaaaagaagcctcAAAgtcaaggaaggaagaaactCAGATCAGAAGCAAATGCATCAA gtgAGAACAAAGGACTTCATCAGTTAATGCAGCAGCCTGCTTCAGGTTTTTCAAGGGGCTACCGTGGCAGAGGGTTCTCCAGGGATCCATTTCCTCCTCCATCAGGCCCACCAGGTTTTTTGAGACCACAAGTAAGACCACCACAGGTATACTCTTCAGACAACAAAATACATCCGGAATCTCCAGTGCTTCCACAACctcatagaaaagaaaatccaatgATGCAACAGtatccctttcctcctccagttTTTGGTTCTGTTAATGAGATGCATCAATTCCACCTTCCACCTTCAAATCTGAATATGATTTGGACAGGCCCAAACATGTACAACTCATCGTACCCATTTTTGCCGCCTCCACCgccacctcctccacctcctccagaTAGCCATCCTTCTCAGTTCAGGCCTTACTAA